The following coding sequences lie in one Natronorubrum tibetense GA33 genomic window:
- a CDS encoding PAS domain S-box protein, which translates to MKSNLSSTAHASMLPSSKTIDILHIEDDQSFADLVATFLERERENFAVHTETDPQNALTRLWDSDITFDCIVSDYDMPELNGLEVLQQVREENPELPFVLFTGKGSEEIASEAITAGVTEYLQKGGGTEQYQVLANRIQNAVEHYWAKRYLNRGLEAIETAHDGIAILGEDGHIEYLNSAYAELLGYERDNLIGTHWETLYRDEDIDEIYDVLLPAARDGRWHGQTSFIRKDRTMIDLEHTLSYTNDGSLICTLSNPTIDESAETQLSVRERAMNEAPVGIILTNPHAEDNPIIYVNDKFTDLTGYEKDEVLGRNCRFLQGEQTREEPVDKLRTAVENREPVTVELRNYRADGTKFWNHVRIAPLFDDNGDIEYFVGFQNDVTKKKTHEEQLRSQTARLEALFKHSPDMIAIHDANGIICDVNQRMSTKLGYTADELIGKNVLEFDTAADPDRAQSFWKDLPTNTPQRFEGELERNDGTTVPVEIHLIRLDLDGKDRFVAMDRDIAEQNKQKQKLVEQNERLERFTSIVSHDLRNPIQLAQGRLGLLQEECDSAHIADIELALNRMNTLTEDLLTLARVGDDAMEVEEVSLDEILQECWGTVVTKDATLAIKTDRMVVADRDQLKQLFENLFRNAIEHAGENVTVTVGETADGFYVEDDGPGIPDSEYDEIFEAGYTTAEDGTGFGLNIVSSVVDAHDWAIAITERSEGGARFEISLYKNGCERVSSSVE; encoded by the coding sequence ATGAAATCGAATCTATCCTCTACTGCCCATGCATCCATGTTACCTAGTTCAAAAACGATTGATATCCTCCATATCGAAGACGATCAGAGTTTTGCAGATCTTGTCGCTACGTTTCTCGAGCGCGAACGCGAGAACTTTGCCGTACATACTGAAACAGATCCTCAGAACGCGCTTACCAGACTTTGGGACAGTGACATCACGTTTGATTGCATCGTCAGCGACTACGATATGCCCGAATTGAACGGCCTCGAGGTCCTGCAACAGGTCCGAGAAGAAAATCCTGAGCTCCCATTTGTCCTCTTTACTGGGAAAGGATCTGAGGAAATAGCGAGTGAAGCGATTACTGCGGGCGTCACAGAGTACCTTCAAAAAGGCGGCGGCACCGAACAGTACCAGGTACTTGCTAACCGCATCCAGAACGCTGTCGAACACTATTGGGCCAAACGCTATCTTAATCGCGGCCTCGAAGCTATCGAAACTGCTCACGACGGGATTGCCATCTTGGGCGAAGATGGTCACATTGAGTATCTGAACTCGGCGTACGCGGAACTACTCGGCTACGAGCGTGACAACCTCATCGGGACCCATTGGGAGACACTCTACCGTGATGAGGACATCGATGAGATTTATGATGTGTTGCTACCTGCTGCTAGGGACGGCCGCTGGCACGGTCAGACATCGTTCATCCGGAAAGATAGAACCATGATTGACCTCGAGCACACGCTCTCATACACGAACGACGGCTCACTCATCTGTACGCTTTCGAATCCGACCATTGACGAGTCTGCCGAAACACAGCTGTCGGTGAGAGAACGAGCGATGAACGAAGCACCCGTCGGTATCATCCTCACCAACCCCCATGCCGAGGATAACCCGATTATCTATGTGAACGATAAGTTCACTGACCTCACCGGCTACGAGAAAGACGAGGTTCTCGGGCGGAACTGCCGGTTCCTCCAAGGCGAACAAACACGCGAAGAACCAGTCGACAAACTTCGCACTGCAGTTGAGAACAGGGAGCCTGTTACTGTCGAACTCCGGAACTACCGTGCAGACGGCACCAAATTCTGGAATCACGTCCGCATTGCACCACTCTTTGACGACAACGGCGACATCGAGTATTTCGTCGGCTTTCAAAATGACGTGACGAAAAAGAAGACTCACGAAGAGCAGTTACGCTCACAGACTGCACGGCTCGAAGCACTCTTCAAACACTCTCCAGACATGATTGCTATCCACGACGCCAATGGCATCATCTGTGATGTCAACCAGCGCATGTCCACCAAACTCGGCTATACGGCGGACGAACTTATCGGAAAAAACGTCTTGGAATTCGACACAGCTGCCGACCCGGACCGTGCACAGTCGTTCTGGAAAGACTTACCGACGAACACCCCACAACGGTTCGAAGGTGAACTCGAACGTAATGATGGAACAACTGTTCCCGTTGAAATTCATCTTATCCGCCTCGATCTGGACGGTAAAGACCGATTCGTGGCGATGGACCGCGACATTGCCGAACAGAATAAACAAAAACAAAAACTCGTCGAGCAGAACGAGCGGTTGGAGCGATTCACGAGCATTGTCAGTCACGATCTTCGGAACCCCATTCAACTCGCACAGGGGAGGCTTGGACTACTCCAAGAGGAGTGCGACAGCGCCCACATAGCAGATATTGAACTCGCTCTTAACCGGATGAATACCCTCACTGAAGATTTGCTCACACTCGCTCGGGTCGGAGATGATGCAATGGAGGTCGAAGAGGTGTCACTTGACGAAATTCTTCAAGAGTGTTGGGGTACAGTAGTAACAAAAGACGCAACACTCGCTATCAAAACGGATCGCATGGTTGTGGCTGACCGGGATCAACTTAAGCAGTTATTCGAGAATCTGTTCCGGAATGCAATCGAACACGCTGGCGAGAACGTAACAGTGACCGTTGGCGAGACAGCCGACGGATTCTATGTCGAGGACGACGGTCCGGGGATCCCAGACTCGGAGTACGACGAGATTTTCGAAGCTGGATATACGACGGCAGAGGATGGAACTGGATTCGGACTAAACATCGTCTCCAGTGTTGTAGATGCACACGACTGGGCGATTGCAATTACGGAGCGATCCGAAGGCGGTGCTCGATTCGAAATCAGCCTTTACAAAAATGGTTGTGAACGGGTGTCGTCCTCGGTTGAATGA
- a CDS encoding RNA-guided endonuclease InsQ/TnpB family protein, translating to MGDVIRTVKVKLNVPTEWCDDFHQTKDQFLHCANTTAGWAWRHPQDYCVTSKQKAEKALYERLRDETELTANLVQKGIRRAIEATKSGVARLKKGDKTSQPHFDAWSVVYDKRSATFHRDHVSLSTVNGRVECDYVIPDDPEGTPVDEYLLNEDYEFRMSTLQYDRSTESFYLHARMRRTESDEQSTTDSSDAKHRTVLGVDLNVDGSLAVTSTGAFIGNADEVNHRRREFEKTRASMQQTGTRSAHLSIQSLKDREHRWMQDKLHRASNQILEEARDHDCTHIAFENLTDIRKRMAGAKRFHAWAFRRLHQYVEYKAEMFGIMVEQVSPAYTSQRCSSCGFTHESNRRSKHQFVCQKCEYELNADYNASKNIARKLLKKLHSGQKSSSGGALCQCALPSGTLNLNGDFHASVSSTAEGESTDKPTTSVVGH from the coding sequence ATGGGAGACGTGATTCGCACCGTCAAAGTCAAACTCAACGTACCCACAGAGTGGTGCGACGACTTCCATCAGACGAAAGACCAGTTCCTCCACTGTGCGAACACAACCGCAGGGTGGGCGTGGAGACATCCACAGGACTACTGCGTGACCTCGAAACAGAAAGCCGAGAAAGCCCTCTACGAGCGACTTCGCGATGAGACTGAGTTAACCGCGAATCTCGTCCAGAAAGGGATTCGGCGTGCTATCGAGGCTACCAAAAGCGGTGTCGCTCGCCTCAAGAAAGGCGACAAGACGAGTCAACCACATTTCGATGCATGGAGCGTCGTCTACGACAAACGAAGCGCGACATTCCACCGCGACCACGTTTCCCTTTCCACAGTAAACGGGCGTGTCGAGTGCGACTACGTGATTCCCGACGATCCAGAGGGAACACCGGTTGACGAGTACTTGCTGAACGAGGATTACGAGTTCCGTATGTCCACGTTACAGTACGACCGTTCCACAGAGTCGTTCTATCTCCATGCACGGATGCGCCGAACCGAAAGTGACGAGCAGTCCACGACTGATTCTTCCGATGCCAAGCACAGAACAGTCCTTGGCGTTGACCTGAACGTGGACGGCTCGCTCGCCGTAACTTCCACAGGTGCGTTCATCGGGAACGCTGACGAGGTGAACCACCGACGCCGAGAATTTGAGAAGACTCGTGCGTCGATGCAACAGACGGGAACGCGGTCGGCGCACCTGTCGATTCAGTCACTGAAAGACCGCGAACACCGCTGGATGCAGGACAAACTACACCGAGCATCGAACCAGATTCTCGAAGAAGCCCGTGACCACGACTGTACGCATATCGCGTTCGAGAATCTGACCGATATTCGCAAGCGGATGGCTGGTGCCAAGCGATTCCACGCTTGGGCGTTTCGACGCCTCCACCAGTACGTCGAATACAAAGCCGAGATGTTCGGTATCATGGTTGAACAGGTGAGTCCTGCGTACACCAGTCAGCGGTGTTCATCTTGTGGGTTTACCCACGAGTCGAATCGGCGGTCGAAGCACCAGTTCGTGTGTCAGAAGTGCGAGTACGAACTGAACGCTGACTACAACGCGAGCAAGAACATCGCTCGCAAACTTCTCAAGAAACTCCACTCGGGGCAGAAGTCTTCGAGTGGAGGCGCACTCTGTCAGTGTGCGCTACCGTCAGGGACGCTGAACTTGAACGGCGATTTCCACGCCTCCGTCAGTTCGACGGCAGAAGGGGAGTCCACTGACAAGCCCACGACTTCAGTCGTGGGTCACTGA
- a CDS encoding RNA polymerase subunit sigma-70, producing the protein MYEICGENEFKTLLAIESGDSISGVARKIDENRETIRRVVNRLEDAGYLVYDDGLDVVDQTVRDAALSFLATSADVSPPSISEAYVLPQFAEMEYAYTSIDAVYVWTRGGYQVARDPDDYPLFIAVRKQDLEIWTEFFERFGILATEERQSVDEHDGRLQVVLEPREQITAEVVDGRPVIPLEETIEFATEHYATFESALEMLDRMYEDIDTQAEYRMGAA; encoded by the coding sequence ATGTATGAGATATGTGGGGAAAACGAATTCAAAACGCTTCTGGCGATTGAGTCAGGTGATTCAATCTCTGGTGTCGCTCGGAAAATCGACGAGAATCGAGAGACGATTCGTCGTGTTGTGAACCGGCTCGAAGACGCGGGATATCTCGTATATGACGATGGATTGGATGTTGTAGATCAAACTGTTCGAGATGCAGCGCTCTCATTTCTCGCAACGTCAGCCGATGTCTCGCCACCATCTATCTCTGAGGCCTATGTACTCCCGCAGTTCGCAGAGATGGAGTATGCCTACACGTCAATTGACGCAGTTTACGTCTGGACACGCGGTGGCTATCAAGTCGCACGTGATCCTGATGACTACCCACTATTCATTGCTGTTCGAAAGCAGGATCTCGAGATATGGACGGAGTTTTTCGAGCGCTTCGGGATTCTTGCCACTGAGGAACGACAGTCCGTAGACGAGCATGATGGTCGATTGCAGGTTGTCCTCGAACCCCGCGAACAGATCACAGCAGAAGTTGTCGATGGCCGGCCTGTAATTCCACTCGAGGAGACCATTGAGTTCGCCACTGAACACTATGCAACCTTTGAGTCTGCCCTTGAGATGCTCGATCGGATGTACGAAGATATTGATACGCAAGCAGAATATCGCATGGGGGCTGCCTAA
- a CDS encoding nucleotidyltransferase family protein: protein MSQEARSEALIEVLEELEDSDIGFVLVGGYAISQFETRFSTDLDLVIAPHDYDGVVNFLTERDFERTADLEVPPAETIYNREIELFKRTTGLPHPVGVDVLVNGLGCRQTEAEWSFDYLYQHSTETTISGGSRSTTARAADGEVLAAAKLHSARKTDLADVLAAIPNINLEEVEMHLHRGDNEALRDQLESAFKFIKEGGLDHRFKSMFGQSSASADDIDVLIEFLQRQQKRL from the coding sequence ATGAGTCAGGAAGCCCGAAGTGAAGCACTCATCGAAGTACTGGAAGAACTAGAGGACTCGGATATTGGATTTGTTCTCGTGGGTGGCTACGCAATCAGCCAATTTGAAACGCGCTTTTCGACCGATCTGGATCTCGTTATCGCACCTCATGACTACGATGGGGTCGTGAACTTTCTAACGGAGCGTGACTTTGAACGAACTGCAGATCTGGAGGTGCCGCCAGCGGAGACCATCTATAACCGGGAAATTGAATTGTTCAAACGTACAACGGGGCTTCCCCATCCTGTTGGTGTGGATGTTCTGGTTAACGGACTTGGTTGTCGCCAGACTGAAGCTGAGTGGTCGTTCGATTACCTGTACCAGCATAGTACAGAGACCACCATCTCCGGAGGATCTCGCTCAACAACGGCGAGAGCTGCTGACGGCGAAGTCCTCGCGGCTGCCAAGCTTCACAGCGCTCGAAAAACCGATCTCGCAGACGTCCTCGCAGCAATTCCAAACATCAATCTCGAAGAAGTCGAAATGCACCTACATCGTGGAGACAACGAGGCACTCCGAGACCAACTCGAGAGCGCATTCAAATTTATCAAAGAAGGTGGCCTTGATCACCGGTTCAAAAGTATGTTCGGTCAGTCGTCGGCGTCAGCCGACGACATCGACGTATTGATCGAGTTTCTTCAGAGGCAGCAGAAACGTCTCTAG